The following coding sequences lie in one Niabella agricola genomic window:
- a CDS encoding MATE family efflux transporter, translating to MSFDHKDTRKVSSALLFLKQAFKGTETDYTSISIRRAVLMLAIPMMLEMSMESVFALVDLYFVGHLKESSFAIQTVGLTESVLTVMYSIAIGMSMAATAVVARRIGEKNPEGAAHAGAQALLIAAVVTVLLSMVGMFYAKEILLLMGASEPAAAHGKHFTAIMMGSSISIMLLFLINGIFRGAGNAAIAMKSLWIANICNIVLCPVLINGWGGIPAFGLTGAAMATATGRSIGVLYQLYHLFRGKGAFRMRSVHFQPDLPVIRSMVKIAVPGIFQFVIASCSWIVLARLVAVTGGDEGSAGYQTALRLMMFFMLPAWGMSNAASTLVGQNLGANAPKRAEASVMTTVKYNVLFMLLVSAVFFLLAHWLVSFFTTEQHVQTIAQTAMYTMACGFVFYGVGMVMINAFNGSGDTWTPTWVNFFGFWLFQIPLAYLLAVYFDLNERGVFIAIPVSEAAITVVSFILFKRGRWKLKKV from the coding sequence ATGTCTTTTGATCATAAAGATACCCGTAAGGTATCGTCTGCGCTGTTATTTTTAAAACAGGCATTTAAGGGCACAGAAACGGACTACACCAGCATCAGCATTCGCAGAGCCGTATTAATGCTGGCCATTCCCATGATGCTGGAGATGAGTATGGAATCCGTTTTTGCGTTGGTAGACCTGTATTTTGTGGGGCATTTAAAGGAAAGCAGTTTTGCGATACAAACGGTAGGCCTTACCGAATCGGTATTAACGGTTATGTATTCCATCGCCATTGGCATGAGCATGGCGGCTACAGCTGTGGTGGCGCGCCGCATTGGCGAAAAGAATCCTGAGGGCGCTGCACATGCCGGCGCACAGGCATTATTGATTGCAGCGGTGGTAACGGTTTTACTGAGCATGGTGGGAATGTTCTATGCCAAAGAGATCCTGTTGCTGATGGGGGCGTCGGAGCCCGCAGCAGCACATGGGAAACATTTTACCGCTATTATGATGGGCAGCAGTATTTCCATTATGTTGTTGTTTCTTATTAATGGTATTTTCAGAGGAGCCGGTAATGCAGCCATCGCCATGAAGAGCCTGTGGATTGCCAATATCTGTAATATTGTTCTGTGTCCGGTACTGATCAATGGCTGGGGTGGAATACCGGCCTTTGGATTAACGGGTGCTGCCATGGCTACTGCCACTGGAAGATCGATCGGAGTGCTGTACCAGCTGTACCACCTGTTTCGCGGCAAGGGCGCATTCAGGATGCGTTCCGTTCATTTTCAGCCGGATCTGCCGGTGATCCGTTCCATGGTGAAAATTGCAGTGCCCGGTATCTTTCAGTTTGTGATCGCATCCTGCAGCTGGATCGTGCTGGCGCGCCTTGTAGCAGTAACCGGAGGTGATGAAGGTTCCGCTGGCTATCAAACGGCGTTACGGTTGATGATGTTCTTTATGTTGCCGGCCTGGGGCATGAGTAATGCTGCGTCTACACTGGTAGGACAGAACCTGGGCGCCAACGCTCCAAAGCGGGCGGAGGCTTCGGTGATGACCACCGTAAAATACAATGTATTGTTCATGCTGCTGGTGAGTGCCGTATTCTTTTTGCTGGCCCATTGGCTGGTTTCTTTTTTCACTACCGAGCAACACGTACAAACCATCGCTCAAACAGCCATGTATACGATGGCCTGCGGCTTTGTGTTTTACGGGGTGGGCATGGTAATGATCAACGCTTTTAACGGATCGGGCGATACCTGGACACCAACCTGGGTGAATTTTTTTGGATTCTGGTTGTTCCAGATACCACTGGCCTATTTGCTGGCGGTGTATTTTGATCTGAATGAACGGGGCGTATTTATTGCTATACCGGTATCTGAGGCGGCCATCACTGTAGTTTCATTCATTTTGTTTAAGCGTGGCCGCTGGAAGCTGAAGAAAGTATAG
- a CDS encoding serine hydrolase domain-containing protein has product MNRSLYFILPLLAGFFLSAYHLSPPHALLAQQVYSIPGEKIIPAADSIKDRRIPEMAIQQLKNFPEKTQFSIAVIQSGKISFFGLLKEKDSILEINNSTAIFEIGSITKVFTAAVLADLVIRKKIKLEDFINTYYPFPFHQNIQLNFKSLSNHTSGLPRLPANFAAAKTAPLNPYKNYGARQLEDYLKNELSLQQPTGARYEYSNLGAGLLGYTLGRSQKTTFPDLLKKTVLDKYQMRHSYIRPEQAGPQLVKGLNEKGDEVPNWEFDALFGGGGLLSCTKDLALFAMAQFDASNKELALTRVPTFTVSDRMQMGLGWHIISTNYGRQLYWHNGGTGGYSSSMAINASSGNAVILLSNVSAFHPQKDRIDQLCFNLARLIAKKTEAAAP; this is encoded by the coding sequence ATGAACCGATCACTGTATTTTATCCTGCCCCTGCTTGCAGGCTTTTTTTTATCAGCCTACCACCTGTCTCCCCCGCATGCCCTGCTGGCGCAGCAAGTATATTCCATACCCGGTGAAAAGATCATTCCCGCTGCGGATAGCATCAAAGACCGGCGGATCCCGGAGATGGCCATACAACAACTTAAAAATTTCCCTGAAAAGACACAGTTTTCCATTGCCGTTATTCAAAGCGGAAAAATATCTTTCTTTGGCCTGTTAAAGGAAAAAGATAGCATCCTTGAGATTAACAACAGCACCGCGATTTTTGAGATCGGCTCCATCACCAAAGTATTTACAGCGGCGGTTCTGGCCGACCTGGTAATAAGGAAAAAAATAAAGCTTGAAGACTTCATCAATACTTATTACCCGTTCCCGTTCCACCAAAATATCCAACTCAATTTTAAAAGCCTGAGCAATCATACCTCCGGCCTGCCCCGGCTTCCTGCCAATTTTGCCGCAGCAAAAACGGCACCACTGAACCCTTACAAAAATTATGGCGCCCGGCAGCTCGAAGACTATCTGAAGAATGAACTGAGTCTGCAGCAGCCCACCGGAGCGCGATACGAGTACTCCAACCTTGGCGCAGGCTTGCTGGGCTATACATTAGGGCGATCGCAAAAAACTACATTTCCGGACCTGCTGAAGAAAACTGTTTTGGATAAATACCAGATGCGTCATTCCTATATCCGTCCGGAACAGGCGGGGCCGCAACTGGTAAAAGGGCTCAACGAAAAAGGTGATGAAGTTCCCAACTGGGAATTTGACGCGTTGTTCGGCGGAGGTGGTCTTCTGTCCTGTACAAAGGATCTGGCCCTTTTTGCAATGGCGCAATTCGACGCTTCCAATAAAGAGCTGGCGCTTACAAGGGTGCCTACTTTTACGGTCAGCGACCGGATGCAGATGGGACTGGGCTGGCATATCATCAGCACCAATTATGGCCGTCAACTGTACTGGCATAACGGTGGCACCGGGGGATACTCTTCTTCCATGGCTATCAATGCCTCATCCGGAAATGCTGTGATCCTGCTTTCCAATGTTTCTGCATTCCACCCCCAGAAAGACCGGATCGATCAGCTTTGCTTCAATCTTGCACGCCTGATCGCGAAGAAAACAGAGGCCGCCGCTCCCTAA